CCACGCCCGCGTCCGCCGCAGAAGTGGTTTTGCGCTTCGGTTCGATCAACACCGAAAATACGGCGCCCTATGACCAGGTCCTGGTGCCGTTCGCAAAGGCGGTTGAGGAAGAATCCGAAGGGCGGATCGAAGTGGCGCTGAAGCCGCTCGGCGGTTACGGCAAGCCGGCCGAACTGTTCACCATGGTCGAGAAGGGCGCCATCGAGATGGCGGCGACCGTGCAGGGCTACCATCCCGGCCGCTTCCCGCAGTCGTCGGTGATGGAACTGCCCTTCATGTTCGAGAACTCGATCTCGGGCACCTCGGCTATGATGTCGCTCTACAAGGAAGGCCTGCTCGACAAGGACTACGCCTCGGTGAAGGTGCTTGGTCTCTATGTCCTGCCGCCCTATCCGATCTTCACGACCGGCAAGAAGATCCAGTCGGTGAAGGATTTCCGCGGCCTGCGCATGCGCACGCCGAGCACCACCGTCGGCGTCGCGCTGGCCAAGCTCGGTACGGTGCCACTCGGCATCCCCCTCAACATGATCGGCGATACCATCGCCAGCGGTTATGTCGATGCGATCGCGTATGGCTGGGACTCGACAACGACAACCAAGGGTGCGGGCGGCAAGTTTCTCGCCGACCAGCTCAAGGTCGTGATCGACGCGCGGCTGGCCGCGCCCGCGCTGATGATCGTCATGAACCGCGCCACTTGGGAATCGATGCCCGCCGATCTGAAGAAGATCATCGAAAAGCACTCTTCCGACCTCGCCATGGGCAGCGCGCGCATCCGCGAGGCGCAGGAGGCCATCACCAAGAAGAAGCTGCAGAGCGATCCGCGCTTTACCGCGCTGGCCTTCAATGACGAGCAGCGCGCCGAACTGCAGCGGGTCACCGCGCCGGCCGTGGTCGAATGGAAGGCCAACATGGCGAAGCTCGGCATCGACGGCGAGCGGCTCTACACGCGCGCCAGGGAATTGATTCAGCAATACAAGGTTGCCACCAAGTAATAACAAAGCTGCGCTCAAGAATTGAGGAAACAGACCGTGACATCAGCTCGCAAACTCGGCATCCGGGCCAAGCTTTTCTTCGCTTTCGCCGCGGTATCGGGAACCACCGTCATCGCCGGCGCCGCCGCCTGGCTGATGTTCTCGCAGGTTCGCGACCTCTTCCACGGCGTCGCCGGTCGCAACATTCCAGAGATCGTCGAAACGCTGGGATTGCAGACGGACACCCA
This portion of the Bradyrhizobium sp. AZCC 2262 genome encodes:
- the dctP gene encoding TRAP transporter substrate-binding protein DctP → MFPRTRMQSAATALLGLVALFATPASAAEVVLRFGSINTENTAPYDQVLVPFAKAVEEESEGRIEVALKPLGGYGKPAELFTMVEKGAIEMAATVQGYHPGRFPQSSVMELPFMFENSISGTSAMMSLYKEGLLDKDYASVKVLGLYVLPPYPIFTTGKKIQSVKDFRGLRMRTPSTTVGVALAKLGTVPLGIPLNMIGDTIASGYVDAIAYGWDSTTTTKGAGGKFLADQLKVVIDARLAAPALMIVMNRATWESMPADLKKIIEKHSSDLAMGSARIREAQEAITKKKLQSDPRFTALAFNDEQRAELQRVTAPAVVEWKANMAKLGIDGERLYTRARELIQQYKVATK